One Deinococcus cellulosilyticus NBRC 106333 = KACC 11606 DNA segment encodes these proteins:
- a CDS encoding beta-ketoacyl-ACP synthase III — protein MNAGITALGTYVPEKVVTNADLEQRLDTSDEWIQTRTGIQQRHFAADGEFCSTLAIRAVENLQARYGKGVLDGVDLVIVATATPDAMFPATASLVQAHFGLKAGAFDLLAACPGWLYAISAAQAYVASGTCKKVLAIGAETLSRVINWDDRATAVLFGDGAGAAIIEPVKDGYGFKSFVLGSDGMGADHLHMKAFADCLPSGAKMTRKLFMNGREVFKFAVRVMDSASLEAIQKAGLKPENISLFVPHQANARIIDSARERLKLPHERVVVTVQDYGNNSAASVPLALQRALDEGRVHDGDNLLFVAFGAGLSWAACVLTWGGKQ, from the coding sequence ATGAACGCAGGCATTACCGCACTCGGCACTTATGTTCCAGAAAAGGTGGTCACCAACGCTGACCTTGAACAGCGCCTGGACACCAGTGATGAATGGATTCAGACCCGCACGGGCATCCAGCAAAGACACTTCGCAGCAGATGGAGAGTTCTGCTCCACCCTTGCCATCCGGGCGGTGGAAAACCTGCAGGCCCGCTATGGCAAGGGTGTTCTGGATGGTGTGGACCTCGTGATCGTCGCGACCGCCACTCCGGACGCCATGTTCCCTGCCACGGCCTCTCTGGTGCAGGCCCACTTTGGCCTGAAAGCCGGAGCGTTTGACCTGCTGGCTGCATGTCCTGGCTGGCTCTATGCGATTTCCGCAGCCCAGGCTTACGTGGCCTCAGGCACCTGCAAAAAGGTGCTGGCCATCGGGGCAGAGACCTTATCGAGGGTCATCAACTGGGATGACCGTGCCACCGCTGTGCTCTTCGGAGATGGTGCTGGAGCAGCCATCATTGAACCGGTCAAAGACGGTTATGGCTTCAAGAGCTTCGTGCTTGGCTCAGATGGCATGGGTGCAGACCACCTGCACATGAAGGCCTTCGCAGACTGCCTGCCCAGCGGGGCAAAAATGACCCGCAAGCTGTTCATGAATGGCCGCGAAGTCTTCAAATTTGCCGTACGTGTGATGGACAGCGCAAGCCTGGAGGCCATTCAGAAAGCAGGGCTGAAACCCGAAAACATCAGCCTGTTTGTGCCCCACCAGGCCAATGCCCGCATCATCGACTCGGCCCGTGAACGCCTGAAACTGCCCCACGAGCGTGTGGTGGTCACCGTGCAGGATTACGGCAACAACAGCGCAGCCAGTGTCCCCCTTGCCCTGCAACGTGCCCTGGACGAAGGACGCGTTCACGATGGAGACAACCTGCTCTTTGTGGCCTTTGGAGCCGGACTGTCATGGGCAGCCTGTGTGCTCACCTGGGGAGGAAAACAATGA
- the fabG gene encoding 3-oxoacyl-[acyl-carrier-protein] reductase: MRVALVTGSSRGLGKAIALELAQKGFKVAVHYSGSQAAAESVAEEIRQNGGEAQTFQADLSDRAAAIRLVDTVAEALGGLDVLVNNAGITRDGLLIRMKDQDWEDVIQTNLSASFYTTRAAIKRMMKARYGRIINLSSVVGLMGNPGQANYVASKAGVIGLTKAVAKEYGGRGITVNAVAPGFIESDMTAKLPENVQQDYLKQIPAGRFGQPSEVAKLVAFLASEDAGYINGQIIEINGGMHSH; encoded by the coding sequence ATGAGAGTCGCACTTGTCACCGGGTCCAGCCGTGGTCTGGGCAAGGCCATCGCACTGGAACTCGCTCAAAAAGGATTCAAGGTTGCTGTACACTACTCCGGTTCACAGGCTGCTGCAGAATCCGTCGCAGAAGAAATCCGCCAGAATGGAGGAGAGGCCCAGACCTTCCAGGCTGACCTCTCTGACAGAGCCGCCGCCATCAGGCTGGTGGACACCGTTGCAGAAGCGCTGGGTGGCCTGGATGTGCTGGTCAACAACGCAGGCATCACCCGCGATGGCCTCTTGATCCGCATGAAAGACCAGGACTGGGAAGACGTCATCCAGACCAACCTCAGTGCCTCCTTCTACACCACCCGCGCCGCCATCAAACGCATGATGAAAGCCCGCTATGGCCGCATCATCAACCTTTCCAGTGTGGTCGGCCTGATGGGCAACCCCGGACAGGCCAACTATGTGGCCTCAAAAGCAGGGGTGATTGGCCTGACCAAGGCTGTCGCCAAGGAATACGGCGGAAGGGGCATCACCGTCAACGCTGTGGCCCCTGGCTTCATCGAGTCCGACATGACCGCCAAGCTGCCTGAAAATGTCCAGCAGGATTACCTGAAACAGATTCCCGCAGGCCGCTTCGGACAGCCTTCAGAAGTCGCCAAACTGGTGGCTTTCCTGGCCTCTGAAGACGCTGGATACATCAATGGACAGATCATCGAGATCAACGGTGGCATGCATTCCCACTGA
- the rpmF gene encoding 50S ribosomal protein L32 — MAKHPVPKKKTSKSKRDMRRSHHALVVPNLVECPNCHAKKLQHHVCNECGYYDGKQVLSV, encoded by the coding sequence ATGGCTAAACACCCCGTACCCAAGAAGAAAACTTCTAAATCCAAACGCGACATGCGCCGCAGCCACCACGCCCTGGTGGTCCCCAACCTGGTGGAGTGCCCCAACTGCCACGCCAAGAAACTCCAGCACCACGTGTGCAACGAGTGTGGTTACTACGACGGCAAACAGGTCCTGAGCGTCTAA
- the fabD gene encoding ACP S-malonyltransferase, with protein sequence MIVALFPGQNSHAVGMGTAMRDAYGVSKAVFETADQALPGITNVMAEGPLEDLTLTANQQPALVTASIAAYRAWQEATGLKPAYAVGHSLGEFSAHVAAGTLDLFDAIQLVHKRGTYMQEAVPVGLGAMAAVMGEDIATITQVCKDTPGVVEVANFNAPTQTVISGEANAVQAASAELKSKGFKVIPLKVSAPFHCSLMQSAREKLEHDLQAIQYGEMQFPVIANYTAQEVQTPEEVAALLSAQVTGSVRFVESIFKLRDLGVTEFVEFGSGTVLTGLLKRILPEAKSFNIHTPEDIQKYLEAHQ encoded by the coding sequence ATGATTGTTGCTTTATTTCCTGGACAGAACAGCCATGCTGTGGGCATGGGAACCGCCATGCGGGATGCTTACGGGGTCTCAAAAGCCGTTTTTGAAACTGCAGATCAAGCACTCCCTGGCATCACCAACGTCATGGCCGAAGGTCCCCTTGAGGACCTGACCCTCACCGCCAACCAGCAACCCGCACTGGTGACCGCCTCCATTGCTGCCTACCGCGCATGGCAGGAAGCCACCGGCCTGAAACCTGCCTACGCGGTGGGTCACTCCCTGGGTGAATTCTCCGCCCATGTGGCCGCAGGAACCCTGGACCTTTTTGATGCCATTCAACTGGTTCACAAGCGCGGAACCTACATGCAAGAAGCTGTTCCCGTTGGGCTTGGAGCCATGGCCGCCGTGATGGGGGAGGACATTGCCACCATCACCCAGGTCTGCAAAGACACCCCCGGTGTGGTGGAGGTGGCCAACTTCAACGCCCCCACCCAGACCGTGATTTCTGGTGAGGCCAATGCCGTGCAGGCCGCCAGTGCAGAACTGAAAAGCAAAGGCTTCAAAGTGATCCCCCTCAAAGTCTCTGCCCCCTTCCATTGCAGCCTGATGCAATCTGCCAGAGAGAAACTGGAACATGACCTGCAGGCCATCCAATATGGCGAAATGCAGTTCCCGGTGATTGCCAACTACACCGCTCAGGAAGTGCAGACCCCTGAAGAGGTCGCTGCCCTGCTCTCTGCACAGGTGACCGGCAGCGTTCGATTCGTGGAGAGCATTTTTAAACTGCGTGACCTTGGCGTCACCGAGTTTGTGGAATTCGGCAGCGGAACCGTGCTGACCGGTCTCCTCAAACGCATCCTTCCCGAAGCGAAAAGCTTTAATATTCACACCCCAGAAGACATTCAGAAATACCTGGAGGCCCATCAATGA
- a CDS encoding acyl carrier protein yields MSVFEQVKEVIVDKIGVDADKVTLEASFQDDLGADSLEIVELIMGLEDKFGVTIADEDAEKIRTVQDAVSFIEANK; encoded by the coding sequence ATGAGCGTGTTCGAACAAGTCAAAGAAGTGATTGTGGATAAAATCGGCGTGGACGCCGACAAAGTGACCCTCGAAGCCAGCTTCCAGGACGACCTGGGCGCCGACTCCCTCGAAATTGTGGAACTGATCATGGGTCTCGAAGACAAATTCGGTGTGACCATCGCCGATGAAGACGCTGAGAAGATCCGCACTGTGCAGGACGCAGTGAGCTTCATCGAAGCCAACAAATAA
- a CDS encoding MOSC domain-containing protein, whose protein sequence is MILQTLSIGQAQEHPYQSGLVSSAIVKSSTSEPLQLTLTGLVGDQQADLRYHGGPDKAICVYPAEHYAFWKEKLGRELPVPGFGENFTTLGLLEAEVCIGDVYQVGEVRVQVTQPRQPCFKLAMRHGIKDLAVQVTESGFTGFYLRVLQEGTVQAGDAITLLEKGRITITETNRVIHVDRNDRAAIEQLLLEDALAATLRDGLQKRLQ, encoded by the coding sequence ATGATTTTGCAGACCCTCAGCATTGGACAGGCACAGGAGCACCCGTATCAGTCAGGGCTGGTCAGCAGTGCCATCGTGAAATCCTCCACCTCCGAGCCCTTGCAGCTCACCCTGACCGGTCTGGTGGGAGACCAGCAGGCAGACCTCAGGTACCACGGAGGACCAGACAAGGCCATCTGTGTGTATCCAGCAGAGCACTATGCGTTCTGGAAGGAAAAGCTGGGTCGTGAATTGCCTGTGCCGGGTTTCGGAGAGAATTTCACCACCCTGGGCCTCCTCGAAGCTGAAGTGTGCATCGGAGACGTGTATCAGGTTGGAGAGGTGCGGGTACAGGTGACCCAGCCCAGACAGCCCTGTTTCAAGCTTGCCATGCGTCACGGCATCAAGGATCTGGCTGTGCAGGTCACCGAGAGTGGCTTCACAGGGTTCTACCTGCGTGTGCTTCAGGAAGGCACTGTGCAGGCTGGAGATGCCATCACCCTGCTGGAAAAAGGCAGAATCACCATCACCGAGACCAATCGGGTGATCCATGTGGACAGAAACGACCGGGCAGCCATCGAACAGCTTTTGCTGGAGGACGCACTGGCTGCCACCTTGCGAGATGGACTGCAAAAACGTCTGCAGTGA
- a CDS encoding YceD family protein, which yields MNRANPAIRLSRILSIPGEEVTDSGTFESLIYEQSGEQATLNVQDGRYKVTASNVGEDRFWLSGTVEATLFQECARCLRPTPVPVKVTLGILMEYSPKVETPYLDEGEAGEEVIKFGDPIFDLGDIFVENLLINVPFVVLHDENCKGLCPICGIDLNPDSGQTCPFENCPRVAQEKDSKNPFDALKNLDLPDE from the coding sequence GTGAATCGCGCTAATCCCGCCATTCGCCTGTCCCGCATCCTGAGTATCCCTGGAGAAGAGGTCACCGACTCTGGAACATTTGAGTCTCTGATTTACGAACAGAGTGGCGAACAAGCCACCTTGAATGTGCAAGACGGGCGCTACAAAGTCACCGCAAGCAACGTTGGAGAAGACCGTTTCTGGCTTTCCGGTACCGTGGAAGCCACCCTCTTTCAGGAATGCGCCCGCTGCCTCAGGCCCACACCCGTACCGGTGAAGGTCACGCTGGGCATCCTGATGGAATACAGCCCCAAAGTGGAAACCCCCTACCTCGACGAGGGAGAGGCCGGAGAGGAAGTCATCAAGTTTGGTGATCCCATTTTCGACCTCGGGGACATCTTTGTGGAAAACCTGCTGATCAACGTGCCTTTCGTGGTTCTGCACGACGAGAACTGCAAGGGCCTGTGCCCGATCTGCGGCATCGATCTCAACCCTGACAGTGGTCAGACCTGCCCCTTTGAGAACTGCCCCAGGGTGGCCCAGGAAAAAGACAGCAAAAATCCCTTTGATGCTCTGAAAAACCTGGACCTCCCCGATGAGTGA
- the rocF gene encoding arginase, with protein MEVAILGIPMDLGAGRRGVDMGASALRNARIKQHLQDLGHSVTDLGNIAVEIADTFNVLEQSGMVFLDPIYDACKRTYDTLMQLPEGVFPICMGGDHSVSMGTVAGCARGERTGLIWVDAHTDFNTPETSPTGNIHGMPVAHLCGIGHEKLLSIAGEWQIRPEDIVMIGIRSVDIEERRLIKEHGITVYTMREVDEKGISRIAAETMKKLGHLNRIHVSFDADGLDPTLAPGVGTPVEGGLTYREAHLLMELFADSGKVTSMDIVEVNPILDEKNRTAQVMVEMAGSLLGKRIL; from the coding sequence ATGGAAGTGGCCATTCTCGGAATCCCAATGGACCTCGGCGCAGGACGCCGGGGCGTCGACATGGGGGCCAGTGCCCTCAGAAACGCACGCATCAAACAGCACCTGCAGGACCTCGGGCACTCGGTGACCGACCTTGGCAACATCGCAGTGGAAATCGCTGACACCTTCAATGTGCTGGAACAGTCTGGCATGGTCTTCCTGGACCCCATCTATGACGCCTGCAAACGCACCTACGACACCCTGATGCAACTCCCCGAAGGGGTCTTCCCCATCTGCATGGGCGGCGACCATTCGGTCAGCATGGGAACCGTGGCCGGTTGCGCCAGAGGGGAACGCACAGGCCTGATCTGGGTGGATGCACACACCGACTTCAACACCCCCGAAACCAGTCCCACCGGGAACATTCACGGCATGCCTGTGGCCCACCTGTGCGGCATCGGGCACGAGAAACTGCTTTCCATCGCCGGAGAGTGGCAGATTCGCCCGGAAGACATCGTGATGATCGGCATCCGCAGCGTGGACATTGAAGAACGCCGCCTGATCAAGGAACACGGCATCACCGTCTACACCATGCGCGAGGTGGACGAAAAAGGCATCTCCAGAATTGCTGCAGAGACCATGAAGAAACTCGGGCACCTGAACCGCATTCACGTGTCTTTTGATGCCGACGGTCTGGACCCCACCCTGGCCCCTGGCGTGGGCACACCTGTGGAAGGTGGCCTGACCTACCGCGAAGCCCACCTGCTGATGGAACTCTTCGCAGACAGTGGAAAGGTCACCAGCATGGACATCGTGGAAGTGAACCCCATTCTGGATGAAAAGAACCGCACTGCACAGGTGATGGTGGAAATGGCCGGGAGTTTGCTCGGGAAACGGATTTTGTAA
- a CDS encoding aminotransferase class I/II-fold pyridoxal phosphate-dependent enzyme: MNPLAKQLNDQIQKENPYVLEMLSELGKQIYFPKEGILSQSAEAGQKAKKFNATIGIAVEKGVPMHLEVLQRNLSAYAPKDLYPYAPPAGKPELRTAWREKMVLDNPSLKGKNYGNPIVTNALTHGISIVADLFADAGTPVIVPDKNWENYELTFAIRRGAEMVYFPLYNDSGLFNSEALLEALLDAKEQGKKSAVVLLNFPNNPTGYTPTQQEGQTIIDALVKAAEAGINVVVATDDAYFSLFFEDSMHESLFGLLAGLHPRILPVKIDGATKEEYVWGFRVGFVTYASESAAVLTALEQKTMGIIRATISSGPHPSQTFLLQALKDPQFEAQRVQKFEIMKARANKVKEILDSGKYTDAFDYYPFNSGYFMCLKIKGTTAESVRQQLLEKHQIGTIALGETDLRVAFSCVEEENLQEIYDSIYQAVKEVQAVEA, encoded by the coding sequence ATGAACCCTTTAGCGAAACAACTGAATGACCAGATTCAGAAAGAAAACCCTTACGTTCTGGAGATGCTCTCCGAACTCGGGAAACAGATTTACTTTCCCAAGGAGGGCATCCTCTCCCAGTCGGCCGAAGCTGGACAGAAGGCCAAGAAGTTCAATGCCACCATCGGGATTGCTGTCGAGAAGGGCGTGCCCATGCACCTCGAAGTGCTGCAGCGCAACCTCTCTGCTTACGCGCCCAAGGACCTGTATCCTTATGCCCCTCCTGCAGGGAAGCCTGAACTGCGCACCGCATGGCGCGAGAAGATGGTGCTGGACAACCCCAGCTTGAAGGGCAAGAACTACGGCAACCCCATCGTCACCAACGCCCTGACCCACGGGATCAGCATCGTGGCCGACCTGTTTGCAGACGCAGGCACGCCTGTGATTGTTCCTGACAAGAACTGGGAGAACTACGAACTGACTTTTGCCATCCGTCGTGGTGCAGAGATGGTGTATTTTCCCCTCTACAACGACAGTGGCCTCTTCAACAGCGAAGCCCTGCTGGAAGCCCTGCTCGATGCCAAAGAGCAAGGCAAGAAGAGCGCCGTGGTGCTCCTCAACTTCCCCAACAACCCCACGGGCTACACCCCCACCCAGCAGGAAGGCCAGACCATCATCGATGCCCTGGTCAAAGCTGCAGAGGCTGGCATCAACGTGGTGGTCGCCACCGACGACGCATACTTCAGCCTGTTCTTTGAGGACTCCATGCATGAGTCCCTGTTCGGCCTGCTCGCCGGACTGCACCCCAGAATCCTCCCTGTGAAGATCGACGGGGCCACCAAAGAAGAGTACGTGTGGGGCTTCCGTGTGGGCTTCGTGACCTACGCCAGCGAATCCGCTGCTGTGCTGACCGCACTGGAGCAGAAAACCATGGGCATCATCCGTGCGACCATCTCCAGTGGTCCCCACCCCAGCCAGACCTTCCTGCTGCAAGCCCTGAAAGACCCCCAGTTCGAGGCCCAGCGGGTGCAGAAGTTCGAGATCATGAAGGCCCGCGCCAACAAGGTCAAAGAAATCCTGGACAGCGGAAAATACACCGATGCCTTCGATTACTACCCCTTCAACTCCGGGTACTTCATGTGCCTGAAGATCAAGGGCACCACGGCAGAAAGTGTGCGCCAGCAACTGCTCGAAAAACACCAGATCGGGACCATCGCGCTGGGTGAAACCGACCTGCGTGTGGCTTTCTCCTGCGTGGAAGAAGAAAACCTGCAGGAAATCTACGACAGCATCTACCAGGCTGTGAAGGAAGTTCAGGCTGTAGAAGCCTGA
- a CDS encoding DUF4384 domain-containing protein codes for MKTRLMLAALMLLGAGSLSACTVRVTAPSATISFETANYINSFEPDRGTNSTYYVGEQVRFRLNTNRAGYVTVVALNPDGYSNILAYNLYVRGGTTLIDGGPSNYFEVAPPRGYQRVRAIFTTQPQNSYARGSIQGRYEGGQWDAQVRLYLQPAPAQNRDVVETGFWIR; via the coding sequence ATGAAAACGCGTCTGATGCTTGCTGCTTTGATGCTGCTGGGTGCGGGTTCCCTGAGCGCCTGCACGGTGCGGGTGACCGCCCCTTCCGCCACCATCAGTTTTGAGACCGCCAATTACATCAACTCCTTCGAGCCCGACCGTGGGACCAACAGCACCTATTACGTGGGTGAGCAGGTCCGCTTCCGCCTCAACACCAACCGCGCAGGTTACGTGACAGTGGTGGCCCTCAACCCTGATGGGTACAGCAACATTCTGGCCTACAACCTGTATGTGCGGGGTGGAACCACCCTCATCGACGGTGGTCCCAGCAATTACTTTGAAGTGGCCCCTCCCAGAGGCTACCAGCGGGTGAGAGCCATTTTCACCACCCAACCCCAGAACAGCTATGCCCGGGGTTCCATCCAGGGCCGCTATGAGGGAGGACAGTGGGACGCCCAGGTTCGCCTGTACCTGCAACCTGCCCCTGCCCAGAACCGCGACGTGGTGGAAACTGGATTCTGGATTCGTTGA
- a CDS encoding GGDEF domain-containing protein: MFDAAVIRRRIYFLLSVLVMIGGILGALTFQLSIEVQNVTQTVLGVFSAGMLLLLLQRKVPLQVIEWLSLGMYMAFWVFRFAVEIVSPHYRMGAFPLHSDTGLTVLVLLTFISLPTFSAMRVTQVLYLVFIFFPWLVLAVLPERRLDWVFDDFFRVQLITTGMVGLVYVLGVYKEQWVREQERSHWLHQIASTDLLTGALNRRRLYEVMEGHLEGSQFSVILFDLDHFKRINDRYGHATGDAVLRKATEAARDVLRPSDHIGRWGGEEFLVVLPSTTLQEALELAEHMRTRFLESAVHELPGFSASFGVAEHMPQETHDAMVHRADQALYQAKACGRNCVVPFGEHVQLSGTG, encoded by the coding sequence ATGTTCGATGCAGCAGTGATCCGCAGGCGAATTTATTTCTTGCTGAGTGTCCTGGTGATGATTGGGGGCATTCTGGGTGCCCTGACTTTTCAGCTGTCCATCGAGGTGCAGAATGTCACCCAGACGGTGCTGGGGGTTTTTTCTGCAGGAATGCTGTTGCTGTTGCTGCAGAGAAAGGTCCCTCTGCAGGTGATCGAATGGCTCAGTCTGGGCATGTACATGGCCTTCTGGGTGTTTCGTTTTGCGGTGGAGATCGTCAGTCCGCATTACCGGATGGGTGCTTTCCCACTGCACTCAGATACGGGTCTGACGGTGCTTGTGCTGCTGACCTTCATCTCCCTGCCCACCTTTTCAGCCATGCGGGTCACGCAGGTGCTCTATCTGGTGTTCATTTTTTTCCCCTGGCTGGTGCTGGCCGTCTTGCCTGAGCGTCGGCTGGACTGGGTGTTCGATGATTTTTTCCGGGTGCAGTTGATCACCACAGGCATGGTGGGCCTGGTTTATGTGCTGGGGGTTTACAAGGAGCAGTGGGTGAGGGAACAGGAACGCAGCCACTGGTTGCACCAGATTGCCTCCACTGACCTCTTGACCGGAGCCCTCAATCGACGCAGGCTCTACGAGGTGATGGAGGGTCATCTTGAGGGGTCGCAGTTCAGTGTGATTCTCTTTGATCTGGATCACTTCAAACGCATCAACGATCGGTACGGCCATGCCACCGGAGATGCTGTGCTCAGGAAAGCCACAGAAGCAGCCCGTGATGTTCTGCGCCCGTCTGATCACATTGGACGGTGGGGTGGCGAGGAGTTTCTGGTGGTGTTGCCCTCCACAACCCTGCAAGAAGCCCTGGAATTGGCAGAACACATGCGCACCCGTTTTCTGGAGAGTGCTGTGCATGAATTGCCGGGTTTCAGTGCCAGTTTCGGGGTGGCCGAGCACATGCCTCAGGAAACCCATGATGCAATGGTTCACCGTGCCGATCAGGCGCTCTATCAGGCCAAGGCCTGTGGGCGGAATTGCGTGGTGCCATTTGGGGAACATGTTCAGCTGTCTGGAACAGGATAA
- the moaC gene encoding cyclic pyranopterin monophosphate synthase MoaC, with translation MSELTHFENGAPNMVDVAAKPITTRTAMAEAIIMLPEPAKQALANNPKGDPLMVAQLAGIMGAKKTSDLIPLCHPLALKKVGVEIEPHELGLRVTATVKTEGQTGVEMEALTAASVAALTVYDMLKAASKGIEIRTIRLLSKTGGKSGDYHAEE, from the coding sequence ATGAGTGAACTGACCCACTTTGAAAACGGTGCGCCCAACATGGTCGATGTGGCCGCAAAGCCCATCACCACCCGCACCGCAATGGCAGAAGCCATCATCATGCTGCCCGAGCCTGCAAAGCAGGCACTGGCCAACAATCCCAAGGGCGACCCGCTGATGGTCGCCCAGCTTGCTGGAATCATGGGGGCGAAAAAAACCAGCGACCTGATCCCGCTGTGTCACCCTCTTGCCCTGAAAAAAGTCGGTGTGGAGATCGAGCCCCACGAACTGGGCCTCAGGGTCACCGCCACCGTGAAAACCGAGGGGCAGACCGGGGTGGAAATGGAAGCCCTGACGGCGGCCAGCGTTGCTGCCCTGACCGTGTACGACATGCTGAAAGCGGCCAGCAAAGGGATCGAGATCCGCACCATTCGCCTGCTCTCCAAGACCGGAGGCAAGAGCGGCGATTATCACGCAGAGGAGTAA
- the ftsH gene encoding ATP-dependent zinc metalloprotease FtsH, which translates to MRKTLMLWLVIGSLGAALAQGYSYSDLVHDLEKGAVRQVVIDAAGNAEVQFKTAGRRSMVTVVPTSSDFVQLVRKSNAELTVRSGVKGDFWVSLLQWLPFLVGIGFMFLIWRSFRSNVSGGSSGAAQFSKSRAHVLTEGSIKLTFSDVAGCEEAKYELQEVVEFLRNPERFHALGARIPHGILLVGPPGSGKTLLAKAVAGEARVPFFSISGSDFVEMFVGVGAARVRDLFEQAKKAAPCIVFIDEIDAVGRKRGLNVGGGNDEREQTLNQLLVEMDGFESKHDIIILAATNRPDVLDNALLRPGRFDRQVVVDAPDVKGREQILRIHARKKPLDPSVDLHVVATRTPGMVGADLENLLNEAALITARAGRKRINMKDIDEAADRVVMGPARKSRVISDKDKKVTAYHEVGHALAAEKLPNADRVHKLTIVPRGRAAGYMMPMPEDRMHYSQGVLEDMIAVALAGQVAEEIIFGEITTGASSDFQKATNIARKMVTEWGMSPLLGKIAHQVENETYLGGYQDARNYSQETAELIDNEIKRIIDEQYTKVKSILEEYKPVIHTVVETLMTRETLSGEEFRILLKGGQLPDQDESDSTPPQAPNLTKPATN; encoded by the coding sequence ATGCGTAAAACACTGATGTTGTGGCTGGTCATCGGCAGCCTGGGGGCAGCACTCGCCCAGGGTTACAGTTACAGTGATCTGGTCCATGACCTGGAAAAAGGTGCCGTTCGGCAGGTGGTCATCGATGCCGCAGGCAATGCCGAGGTGCAATTCAAAACGGCAGGCCGACGCTCAATGGTGACAGTGGTGCCCACCAGTTCTGATTTCGTGCAACTTGTGCGCAAAAGCAATGCTGAACTCACCGTACGCTCAGGGGTCAAAGGGGACTTCTGGGTGTCTCTGTTGCAGTGGCTCCCCTTTCTGGTTGGCATCGGCTTCATGTTCCTGATCTGGCGTTCCTTTCGAAGCAATGTCTCGGGAGGTTCCAGTGGGGCTGCCCAGTTCAGCAAGTCGAGAGCACATGTTTTGACGGAAGGCTCGATCAAACTGACCTTCAGTGACGTGGCCGGCTGCGAAGAAGCCAAATACGAACTCCAGGAAGTCGTCGAGTTTTTAAGGAACCCCGAACGCTTCCACGCCCTCGGGGCGCGCATCCCCCACGGCATTTTGTTGGTGGGTCCTCCCGGTAGCGGCAAGACGTTATTGGCAAAAGCTGTTGCAGGCGAAGCCAGAGTGCCCTTCTTCTCGATCAGTGGCTCTGACTTCGTGGAAATGTTTGTCGGAGTCGGTGCTGCCCGCGTCAGAGACCTCTTCGAGCAGGCCAAGAAAGCCGCCCCCTGCATCGTTTTCATCGACGAAATTGACGCCGTGGGCCGCAAAAGAGGACTCAACGTCGGTGGGGGCAACGACGAAAGAGAGCAAACCCTCAACCAGCTCCTCGTGGAGATGGATGGCTTTGAGAGCAAGCACGACATCATCATCCTGGCCGCCACCAACCGTCCTGACGTGCTGGACAATGCTCTGCTGCGTCCTGGTCGTTTTGACCGTCAAGTGGTCGTCGATGCTCCCGATGTGAAGGGCAGAGAGCAGATCCTTCGCATTCACGCCCGCAAGAAACCGCTGGACCCCAGTGTGGATCTGCATGTGGTGGCGACCCGCACCCCCGGGATGGTCGGAGCGGATCTGGAGAACCTGCTCAACGAAGCTGCTCTGATCACCGCTCGTGCAGGACGCAAACGGATCAACATGAAGGACATCGATGAGGCTGCGGATCGGGTGGTGATGGGACCTGCAAGAAAATCCCGAGTCATTTCCGATAAAGACAAGAAAGTGACGGCTTACCACGAAGTGGGACATGCACTGGCCGCAGAGAAACTCCCAAATGCAGACCGGGTCCATAAACTGACCATTGTGCCTCGTGGACGAGCTGCGGGGTACATGATGCCGATGCCCGAAGACCGCATGCACTACTCGCAGGGGGTCCTGGAAGACATGATCGCTGTTGCGCTCGCTGGACAGGTGGCAGAGGAGATCATTTTCGGAGAGATCACCACGGGGGCATCAAGTGACTTCCAGAAGGCGACGAACATCGCCCGGAAGATGGTCACCGAATGGGGGATGAGTCCCTTGCTCGGGAAGATTGCCCATCAGGTGGAGAACGAAACCTACCTCGGGGGCTATCAGGACGCCCGAAATTACAGCCAGGAGACCGCTGAACTCATCGACAATGAGATCAAGCGCATCATCGACGAACAGTACACCAAGGTGAAAAGCATTCTGGAAGAGTATAAACCGGTCATCCATACGGTGGTGGAAACGCTGATGACCAGGGAAACGCTGTCGGGTGAGGAGTTCCGCATCCTCCTCAAAGGTGGACAGCTTCCCGATCAGGATGAGTCGGACAGCACGCCCCCTCAGGCCCCGAACCTCACCAAGCCTGCAACCAATTGA